Genomic segment of Kibdelosporangium phytohabitans:
TGGTCGTCGACGAGTACGGCGGCACGGCGGGCATCGTGACGCTGGAGGACCTGATCGAGGAGATCGTCGGCGACGTCCGCGACGAGCACGACCGCGGCGAGGTCAGCCCGGTCCGCCCGCTCGGCAGGGACAGCTGGATGGTCTCCGGCCTGCTGCGCGACGACGAACTGGCCGAGGCGACCGGGTTCCGGATGCCGTCGGGCGAGTACGAGACGCTCGCCGGGCTGGTGCTGTCCCGGCTCGGCCGGATCCCCGAGGTCAACGACGAGGTCGTGGTGGACGGCTGGCGGATCACCGTGATGCGGATGGACCGCCACCGGGTGGCCGAGCTCCGCGTGACGCGCCTGGCCAGCCAGGACGCCCCGGCCGAGGCGGGTGCGCGATGACCGGTATCCCCGCGATCCTGATCTCGCTCCTGCTGCTCGCGCTGAACGCGTTCTTCGTCGGCGCGGAGTTCGCGCTGGTCAGCGCCCGCCGTGACCGGCTGGAAGCGATGGTCGACCGTGGCGTGGACCGCGCCAGGACAGTCATGCGTGCGGCCGAGAAGACCTCGCTGATGATGGCCGGTGCGCAGTTCGGCATCACGCTGTGCACGATCGCCCTCGGTGCGCTCGGCGAACCGGCCGTCGCCCACTACCTGGAGATGGTGCTGGAGCCGCTGGGCGTGCCCGCGGCGGTGGTGCACGGCGTCTCGTTCGCCATCGCGCTGCTGATCGTGTCGATCCTGCACGTGCTGCTCGGCGAGATGGTCACCAAGAACATCGCGATCGCCGCGCCCGAGCGGACCGCGGTGTGGCTGACGCCGTTCCTGGTCGCGTGGGTGCGGCTGGTGCGGCCGGTGATCAGCCTGCTGAACCTGATGGCCAACGCCATCCTGCGGCTGCTGAAGGTGGAACCGAAGGACGAGCTGGAGACGTCCTACACGCCGGAGGAACTGGCCAGCCTGATCGCCGACTCGCGGCGGGAAGGCCTGCTGGACGACCTGGAGCACCGCAGGCTGACGCAGACGCTGTCGTCGGCCGAGCGGACCGTTGCCGACGTGCTCGTGCCCCTCGACGAGGTCACGACCGTGCCGTACCCGCCGAAGATCGGCGACATCGAGTCGGCGGTGGCCGCGACCGGCTTCTCCCGGTTCCCGGTCCGGCTGGCCGACGGCAGACTGAACGGGTTCGTGCACGTCAAGGACGTGCTCGACCTGGCGGGCGACTCGGACACGCCGTTGCCGTGGGCGCGGGTGCGCGGCCTGCCGCAGCTGCCCGCGGACGCCCGGCTGGACGAGGCGCTGGCGGCGTTGCGGCGCGTGCAGAGC
This window contains:
- a CDS encoding hemolysin family protein yields the protein MTGIPAILISLLLLALNAFFVGAEFALVSARRDRLEAMVDRGVDRARTVMRAAEKTSLMMAGAQFGITLCTIALGALGEPAVAHYLEMVLEPLGVPAAVVHGVSFAIALLIVSILHVLLGEMVTKNIAIAAPERTAVWLTPFLVAWVRLVRPVISLLNLMANAILRLLKVEPKDELETSYTPEELASLIADSRREGLLDDLEHRRLTQTLSSAERTVADVLVPLDEVTTVPYPPKIGDIESAVAATGFSRFPVRLADGRLNGFVHVKDVLDLAGDSDTPLPWARVRGLPQLPADARLDEALAALRRVQSHLAKAVAPDGTVLGVVALEDLVEEYVGTVRDSTHIGE